Sequence from the Rhizophagus irregularis chromosome 5, complete sequence genome:
tcatttacaAACTTATCTTTTATCTCCCTATTCAATTCTTGATACGTAGGTAACACTATTAACATCAGGATATTATACGCCATCATTAGAATATCCAAATATCAAACAAGTTACACTAGGACCCGCACTAAATTACAAAGagatattaaattcaaaatttcataaagaatttgaatttaaagaaatattacctTTTATAGAAAATGGAATAATAGCCTACAGAGAAacttatcaaaaatataaaaatgttgctaaagattataatatagatttgtttatttgtgATAATCTATTGAATGAAGCTTGTTTAGATATTGCTAACACTCTAAAGAAACCTGTTGTTGGAATAAGTTCCTTTTTTAAAcgtaattatgaatttttatcatataatattttaatttgaaaaaatccCGAATAACATTACTTCTATTAATTTAGATACACTTGGACCACAAAAAACTGGTCCAAACTCTCCATGTAATGTTTCATTAGAAAATGAATCTTTTTTGGAGAGATTTAAGTGTATTATAGTAAACCCttttaatatagattatatgATGTATCCTTTTATAAAGAAGTTAAATAATTTCAGAGAACAAGTTAATGCCAAACCTATATATATGGGAAATTCGCAAAAACTCTCTTTGCATCTAGTTGACACTTTCTTCGGTTTTGaggtaattataataattaatcaaacctgctttattaatactaataaaaaaaatatttttttttatttagctaCCACAAACATTACCACCAAACGTTCAGGTAATTGAtatctctttttattttattaatatgtaatagctaaataaatattattttttactttaataggAAATTGGTCCTGTATTATCGGAAGAATATCCATCACTTACGTCTGAACTCTCTGATTTTATAAATGCACACGAACGTGTTTTGTATGTAGCTTTTGGTACACGTTTTCATGGAACCGTCGATAACAACAACAAGCTTTTACAATCATTCGTCGAAgcaatcaataaaaaaataattgatggCGTAGTTTGGGCATTAGTTGTAACACCAGAAGATAGCTACTCTCCGACATTAACCTTATCTGATGGTTCACATATTCAAACTTCGCTAATCCTAGATAACAAACATCCACATATTCATATTTCAAAGTTTGCACCACAATTCGCTATACTTAATCATAccaatacaaaattatttttttctcatgGAGGCGCAGGAAGTTCCCATGAATCTCTTTATACTGGTACTCCTATGTTAGTATTACCTTTTGGTGCTGATCAAATGAGTAATgctgaaaaattaaaattagctGGTGTTgcattaacattaaataaatttaccttGGATGTTAGtgatattataaacaaaatagactttttattaaaagatgagaatataaagaaaaattcaaagagaATGGAAGTattagccaaaattaataGCAAGAGAAAATATAGAGCTGCTGATacaattgaatatattttacatagcAGTAGTATTAATGGAGGTGttaatgaagaatttttaaatgaatggATTCCTGCTGAATATAGGATGGGATTTATTAAAGGAAATAATTATGACATTTATGGAGCTTTTTTTGGTATCATTTTTGGACTTATTTGTGGAATTCTCTGTGTTACGTTCATAtcaattagaattattttaaaaagaattatttcttCTTGTAATCAAAAACGAAAGAgtgaataattattacatatggGGACGCCCACAGCAAAAGCCGGGGCTCGgccaaaattttgattttaaaattttattataattatatatttattaatccaatcttttagagaaaaaaaaattttttattcatagcatattaaaaaaatataatattttataatttatgatttttgtatttttattttattatatttaatggaTAATATAAACTTGCTAGAAAAAAAACCAATGTTTTAATGAATTCCTTGCAAAATTTTACCCTAGTTtgcaaaaaactgattttaaaaatctttaaaaatgataaaataaattgcgatttactaaattaaccaataatattaaattgtgATTTTCgcaaaatcatgtgatttgcCGAGCCCCGGCTTTTGCTGCGGGCGTCCCCATATGTAGTATATGCTgtgcatatattttttttttgtataaaattttctgttatttcattattttaataaattagattgCAATCActtgatatattattttaatatcgtCGTTTTCGAAATGGTGTGATAATGGCCATTTATTAATCGTTCATCAGTAGCCaccagtattttttttttttcaaatataccAGCTTATATACCATTTTGTAAACCGTGGAACAATGGTTGGTACACTGTCGGTTCTTTAATTCAGccggaattatcaaaaaaaaaaatcctcgaaaaatcttttttcgaAGAATGTTTGCATTTATCTCAGAAAGATcattaactgaaaaaaataaaaacgaaCGAgaggaataattaaaaaaactcatTTTGATTGGTATGGGTTCAATATGTacctcatttttatttttttcgtaattatacttgaattatctttaaaataaattgatttataaaaaattatttaaaattatctcacgtgacaatataaattatagatTTGTAATTCCGGCCGACATCGTCAATTTGGCCTGAATTAATTCAGTATTACAGCAAAATTCGAAATATACTCATTTAATATAGTGGACAGTGTCCactatattttgaattttgctgtaaatttaaatgacaTAATGACCTGAATGTACCACGTCCCGACCGTCCCTCGTTCCGTCGTCCCGTATACCCGTATAcaattataagaaaatcacGCACGAATTAAGATTTGATTTAACAAACTTGAtcgatttaaatattttaatatcgaTATACGTAAAACGAATGAGATAATCGTCGTATGACTTCtctaaataaatttccatCTAGTAAAATTTTCCGATCTTAGGccggacaaaaaaaaattttagattctcgtgacccggccgggtcagtttttcgaaaaatggaaattttttttttatagtaaaaaaattttatcacgtgattttaagttttttgGCCAATgttgcataaaaaaattttacatatgagaaaattttacatatataaaaaaaaagtgccGGCCGGCCgggtcatttttaaaattttatgtcacgagaatctaaaaattttttttgcccggccttatattaaataattttcttttatgaaaagatATTGAAAGATAAGAAATCCAGAAATCTTAGGattctttaacattatttacttttattaaaacgAAACAAAATAGGtacttaaatataatttgacaattgtaatttatttctCTTATCACCTAAGATAcatataatattgatatattaaaagatgataataaactttattattaagtcagattaaaaaaaatatgaatgaaGTTATAATGGTATGCAATTTGTAACTATATTAAGAAATATCTAATGACGAAATCAATCGTCGTCTCGTAAATTTcaattgattattttgaatatttaaatcatatattttaatctaatatgaatatgtataattattaaatttaaaaatttaaataaggaagtataatattaaacaagtaaacatcaaataaatattcgatgaaattattgaagcACTGCTGAATGGTTTATTATTACCACCAGATTTATTTGGACTCGTAAATCCGCCTTTTTCAAATACAGTATCACTACCCGAAAATGCGACATTTATTGTTTGTGGATTTGAGAAAGGATTTGTTACCGATAAACAATATTTCGCAGCAGTACCTATAGGAATATCCCCCGTATCTTGATCACATACCGTAACAATTTTTTCATGACATGATAATGAATCAATAAAACTAAAACCAGAAGGGCTTTCCAACTGAGCCGAAATTCCTTTACCAGCACCCAATGTAGATGGAATTTTTCCTGGTGTTGCGATTCCAAAACCTGGAGTAATTGGCGTTGAATCTGGTACTATTCTAACACTATAacctataataatatatacgaTTTTTTATTAGAGAGATTTCTCTTTCAACAAAAAGTGATGGAagaattgcaaaaaaaagagttggggaaggaataataaataatacttactaACATATTTTGTCGACGTATCACTACAGAATTTCCAAGTACCATTATTTGGAGGAACTTTTGCGGTCTTATATGGAACAGTAACTGCACCTAAATCTACTGGTTGTTCTTGAGAGAAAACAGAAATAAcctgtaattataaattaaaattcaaacagatttaaatattaatttttttttttttaaaaaaaaagaacgtgAATTAAGAACATACCAGTGAACTCAAGAATAAAGCAAAAATcaacaatttcatttttattattcaaagggattcaaaaaattaatttaaaattatgatatttaattttaattgaaaagt
This genomic interval carries:
- a CDS encoding uncharacterized protein (SECRETED:cutsite_VFS-QE; SECRETED:prob_0.8822); SECRETED:SignalP(1-19); this translates as MKLLIFALFLSSLVISVFSQEQPVDLGAVTVPYKTAKVPPNNGTWKFCSDTSTKYVSYSVRIVPDSTPITPGFGIATPGKIPSTLGAGKGISAQLESPSGFSFIDSLSCHEKIVTVCDQDTGDIPIGTAAKYCLSVTNPFSNPQTINVAFSGSDTVFEKGGFTSPNKSGGNNKPFSSASIISSNIYLMFTCLILYFLI